CGGAATAAGGAATACAGCACTAAAAAAACTCAAAAACAAAATGGAATTTGGTGCATGTTATTTGGAATTTCCACCGCGATGGCACGAAAACCAAACAGTAACCAGATTTATCAACAGGTAGTCGGAGAAATTAACTCCGGTAACCTCAAACCCATCTACTATCTATACGGGGAAGAGGATTTTTATCTGGACCAGCTGCTGGAACGGTTCTCGAAAATCATTCCGCCTGAGCAAAAAGATTTTAATTTCGATTTGCTATACGGACAGGAAGTGACGCCGGCACAAGCTCTTTCCATTGCCCGCAGCTTCCCAATGATGGCCGAACGAAGAGTCCTTATTATCCGCAACTTCCTGCAATTAAGTAAGGGCGGGAGTGAAGACGGCTCACCGGCGGGGCACATAAATGATTTTATCCCTTATATAGAACAACCCAATCCCTCCACAATCCTGGTTTGTTTTGATACAAAGAAACCGGCAGGAAACACCAACATCGGTAAGGCCCTGAAAAAAGATAAGAAGGTTGGGTTCCATGAATTTGAACGCATGGCCGATTACCTGATCCCGGATTGGGTGATTGATTGGGTTCGAAGCCATCATTCCAAAGAAATTGAGCCGGCAGCAGCCCAGTTGTTGTCTCAGTTTGTGGGTAATAACCTGCAGTTACTGTCCACAGAAATAGATAAAGTGTGCACTTTTGTGGACACTTCTGATACCGTTTCAGAGACCGATGTAAAAAAAATAATCGGCTCATATCGCGAATTTACTGCCATAGAGCTCAAAGAGGCCATTGTTAAGCGAAATCTGGAACAATCCTTATATATCTCGGAACAGATGTTGCAACACACTAAATCAGACACGGGAGAATTAATTCGTCTCGTGGGGTTCTTTAACAGTGTGTTTGTAAATGTCTGGCAGATTTTGAGGCTCTCCGAAAAGGGGTTTGCTAAAAATCAGATCCAGAGCGAGTTAGGGATCGGCAGCAGCTGGTACTTTAACAAACTCTGGGAAGATGCCTCAAACTTTCGCTACAGCGATATGCCCCGGATATTTGAAGCCTTGCTGGATGCAGATCGCTCCATCAAAGGGTTCAGCACTTTAGACTCCACTTCGATTTTATTCTTCCTGGTCAAGCGAATCATCGGGTAGTATCGATTCGCTCATCATAAGAATCGAAACTAAAATTGTGGAGTTTACTAATGGAAGCGTTTCAAGCGGCATCGGTCAAAAACTATGACGACGAAGATTTAATGGAGTATTTCCAAAACGGAAAAGAACTGGCTTTTAATGAATTGGTGTACCGGTACCAGGATCGTCTTCACAACTTTTTGTATCGCTATACTCATAACCATCAGGACTGTGAAGACCTGGTGCAGGAAACGTTCCTGAGAGTTCACAAGAGCAAGCATTCTTACGAGCGTATTGCCAAATTTTCGACCTGGATGTACACCATTGCGCTAAACCTTGCCAAAAGTTTGTATAAAAAGAAGCAACGAATGTATAAGGTGTCAATTCACAAAGATGAATCTGACCCCGATGATCGAGAGCTTCTCCTGGAGGATGCTACTATCCTTCAGGACGATGCTCTTCATGAGAAATTATGCATGGAGCAGTTGGAGAAAGCCCTGATGGAACTACCGGAAGATTTCCGCGAAGTAATCATACTCAGAGACCTTCAGCAACTTTCCTATGAAGAAATCTCTGATATCACGGACATCCCGATGGGAACCGTGAAATCACGAATTAACCGCGGAAGGGCTCAAATCCAGGCTTTAATCAAAGATTATGTGCAGCTGGGAACAAACGCCGCATAATTGAATTAAAGGGGAGTGAAGACTCATTTAGCAAACTCCCCTTATGGATAATTTTTTAGATAAAGAATACCATCCGGTAATAGAAGATTTCATCACCGATTATGTGGACGGTGAAATGGGCTCGGTCGAGAGAGCTACTTTTGAAGAAGTGCTGGTTCATGATGATGACCTTCGTGAACTGGCATTTTCTGCGAAAGAGGGAAAAAAGCTGCTTTCACAATTCAGGGAAGTGAAAGCCGGAGATGGTTTCATGGAAAAGCTGATAAAGAAAATCAGTTAATCAAAAGCTCAGGGATACACTTATTCCCGGAGCTTTTTGTTTTGGGAAATAAGTGGGAGCGAAGGTGAAAAAAGGCTTTTCATATTCACCATTGTACTCTCGTACATTCTCAGCTGATTTAAAATAATCGTATACCCAGCTGTAGAGAATAATTCCTGCTCCGCCGATTATCAGACTTTTCGGGAAAAAACCGATACTACGGTCTCCATCATCCGAATGAGGGGAAAAGATATATTCAAAAAGTCCTAAATAAGTTCCTACTACCATCAGTCCAAAGCCACCAGAACGGAGGCTTATTCCCTTAACTACAGATTCAAAGTTTTCGGCATATACGTTTCCTGCTGAAGGGCCAAAGACAATTCCTGTTGTAATCATGATAAAGCCGAAGTCTGATTTTCTGAAAACAGAACCAATCAAAATGGCTGTTGATGGAACAGCAACGGTTAACATTTTTGCTGTTTTTTCACTCTTAGGCTTAAATGATATTAATTCATCCGGATGAGGAGGGGGAATTTGATTAACACTGGGTTTTTCATCAACAAGAGGATTGTATTGTGCAGTTGCTAAAACAGGCAGAAGTATTGCAACAAGTAAAGGGATTATAAGTCTCTCCATAACATCACCATGTTGTTTAAATCATTACCAAGATATTAATTCACAGAAAAGAATCCACCCGGTAATAGAAGATTTCATCAGCGATTATATGGACGATGAAATGGGCTCGGTCGAGAGAGCTACTTTTGAAGAAGTGCTGGTTCACGATGATGACCTTCGTGAGCTGGCATTTTCTGCGAAAGAAGGAAAAAAACTGCTTTCACAGTTCATGGAAGTGAAGGCCGGAGATGATTTCATGGAAAAGCTGATGAAGAAAATCAGTTGATCAAAAGCTCAGGGATACACTTATTCCCGGGGCTTTTTCTTTTGGGAAATAAGTGGGAGCGAAGGTAAACTCCACAGGTTGCTTTTCCTCATTGTATTTTCTCACATTCGCCATGGAGTTGAATAGATCATAAAAGGTACTGTAAACAAGCAAAGCAGAACCTCCAAAGA
The nucleotide sequence above comes from Gracilimonas sp.. Encoded proteins:
- the holA gene encoding DNA polymerase III subunit delta, which gives rise to MARKPNSNQIYQQVVGEINSGNLKPIYYLYGEEDFYLDQLLERFSKIIPPEQKDFNFDLLYGQEVTPAQALSIARSFPMMAERRVLIIRNFLQLSKGGSEDGSPAGHINDFIPYIEQPNPSTILVCFDTKKPAGNTNIGKALKKDKKVGFHEFERMADYLIPDWVIDWVRSHHSKEIEPAAAQLLSQFVGNNLQLLSTEIDKVCTFVDTSDTVSETDVKKIIGSYREFTAIELKEAIVKRNLEQSLYISEQMLQHTKSDTGELIRLVGFFNSVFVNVWQILRLSEKGFAKNQIQSELGIGSSWYFNKLWEDASNFRYSDMPRIFEALLDADRSIKGFSTLDSTSILFFLVKRIIG
- a CDS encoding sigma-70 family RNA polymerase sigma factor, giving the protein MEAFQAASVKNYDDEDLMEYFQNGKELAFNELVYRYQDRLHNFLYRYTHNHQDCEDLVQETFLRVHKSKHSYERIAKFSTWMYTIALNLAKSLYKKKQRMYKVSIHKDESDPDDRELLLEDATILQDDALHEKLCMEQLEKALMELPEDFREVIILRDLQQLSYEEISDITDIPMGTVKSRINRGRAQIQALIKDYVQLGTNAA